CATCCTGATCAGCGAACCCCACGGCGAGGTGCTGATCATCGACTGGACGAAAGCCGACTGGGACGACCCGCTGCGGGACCTCGCGCTGCTCAAAACCGGCACCCTCGACCTGCTCCCGCCCGACGAGAGCCTCCAGGCGGCGCTGACCTGCCTGCCGGACCACGCGCCCGCCACGCTGACCCGCTACCGCGCGTACCTCGCCATGACCACCCTGCACGACCTGTACTGGTTCCTGATGAACGAACCCTACGAATTCGAGGGCCAGCGCGACCAGAAGGTCCCGCGCGCCCGCCACGCCCTGGCCCGCCTGCCCGGCTAGCCCGCCCGTCTGCCCCGCCAGGGCCGGACGCCCTGCGGGCCGCGGGGTATGGTGAAGGCATGGTTACGGTCGTCACCCACCCCCTCGTGCAACACAAACTCTCGGTCATGCGCGACGTGCGCACCGGCGTGAAGGAATTCCGCGAACTCGCCAGCGAGGTCAGCCTGCTCCTCGCGTACGAGGCCATGCGCGACCTGGAGGTCACCCAGGAGGAAGTCACCACGCCCATCACCACCGCCGAGTTCCCCATGCTCAGCGGCAAGAAGCTGGCGCTGGTCGCCATCCTGCGCGCCGGTCTGATCATGACCGACTCGATCGTGCAGCTGGTGCCCGCCGCGAAGGTCGGCCACATCGGCCTGTACCGCGACCCCGAGACCCTCGGACCCGTCGCGTACTACAAC
This region of Deinococcus sp. JMULE3 genomic DNA includes:
- the upp gene encoding uracil phosphoribosyltransferase; the protein is MVTVVTHPLVQHKLSVMRDVRTGVKEFRELASEVSLLLAYEAMRDLEVTQEEVTTPITTAEFPMLSGKKLALVAILRAGLIMTDSIVQLVPAAKVGHIGLYRDPETLGPVAYYNKLPTDIAERRVFLTDPMLATGGSASAAIASLKAAGATSIKLMCILAAPEGVAVIERDHPDVEIVVAAMDSHLNDHGYIVPGLGDAGDRIYGTK